CTGATGCTGCGCCACTTCCTGGAGCGCGTGCTGCCGCGCGGGTTCTTCCGGGTGAAGCCGCGGGTGGTGATCGGCGTGCCGTCGGGGATTACCGAGATGGAAAAGCGCGCCGTGCGGGCCGCGGTGCTGGCGGCGGGCGCGCGCCAAGTGAACCTGATCTCCGAGCCGATGGCGGCGGCCATCGGGGTGGGGCTGCCGGTGACGTCGCCGCGCGGGTCGATGGTGGTGAACGTGGGTGGCGGCACCAGCGAGATCGGCGTGATCGCGCTTTCCGGTATCGTCGCCGACGCGTCCATCCGCGTGGCCGGCAACGAGTTGGACGAAGCCATCATGGGCTACGTCCGCAAGAGCCGGAACCTGCTGATCGGCGAAGCGACCGCGGAGGGTGTGAAGATCCAGATCGGCTCGGCGTTCCCGCTGGACGAGGAGCGGGAGATGGACGTCACGGGGCGCGACCTGGTGAACGGCATCCCCAAGTCGGTGCGGGTGAACTCGGTGGAGATCCGCGAGTGCATCCAGGAGCCCGTTGCCGCCATCGTGGCCGCGGTACGCCGCGCGCTGGAAAGCACGCCGCCGGAGCTGTCGTCCGACATCATCGACGCGGGGATCGTGATGACCGGCGGCGGCGCGCAGCTGCGCGGCCTGGGCCGGCTGCTGCAGCGCGAAACGGGGCTGCCCATCCACCTCGACGAGCAGCCCCTCACCTGCGTGGTCCGCGGCGCCGCCCGAGTCCTCGAGGACCTGGAGCTCTACCAGGGCGTGCTGCAGCCGTAAAGATCGAAAAGAGTTTCACGCAGAGGTCGCAGAGGAAAACGAGAGGACGCAGAGAAAACCTATTTTTTCTCTGCGTCCTCCTTCAGTTCTCTGCGTCCTCTGCGTGAAATGCAGTCAGGTATTTTGCACTAACGCACGAAGGTCAGCCCTGGCGAGGCGCGCCACGGCCGGGGCCGCCGCCGCGTCCGCCCTGCGAGCGGCCGCCCTGGGGACGGCTGCCGCCTCCGCCCACGCCGGCCATGCCGCCGCGAGACGGCTGCGACGGGCGTCCGCCCTCGGAGCGGGGTGCGCGGTCGCCAGAGGGACGGGCGGGGCCGCGGGCCGGCCCGCGCGACGCTTCCTGCACCTCGCGCTGTGCCTTGCGCTCGGCCTTTTCCTTGGCGCGGGCACGCTCCTCGGCCTTGCGCTTGCGGATTTCGGCGATGCGCTCGGCGATGGGCACCTCGAAGCGCTCGGCCGGCTTGGCGCGGTAGTCGAAGCCCTCGACGGTCATCCGCGGCAGCTGCTTGCCGATGGCGCGCTCGATGTCGCGAAGATCGCTCTCCTCCTCGGGCGAGACGAAGGTGTACGCGTCGCCCGTGGCGTCGGCGCGCGCGGTGCGGCCCACGCGGTGCACGTAGTCTTCCGGCACGTGCGGCACGTCGAAGTTCACCACGTGCTCCAGCGCCTCCACGTCGATGCCGCGCGCCACGATGTCCGTGGCCACCAGCACGCGGTAGCGGCCCTGCTTGAAGCCCGCCAGCGCGTCGGTGCGCGCCGTCTGGCTGCGGTTTCCGTGGATGCGGGCGTTCGGCACGCCGTGCTTGTCCAGGAAGTCAGAGAGCCGGTTGGAGCGGTGCTTGGTGCGGCAGAACACGATGACGCTGCCCACCTCGCCGCGCTTCAGCAGCTCCAGGAACAGCGCCGGCTTCAGGTCTTCCCGCACCGGGTACAGCGCCTGGGTGATGCCGGTGGCCGGCATCGACTTGCGCTCGATGTTGATGGCCGCCGGGGTGCGCAGCATCTCCTGCGACAGCTTGACGATGGGCGCCGGCATGGTGGCGCTGAAGAACAGCGTCTGCCGCTGCGCGGGCAGGTGCCTGAGGACGCGCCGGATGTCGGGGAGGAAGCCCATGTCGAGCATCCGGTCGGCCTCGTCCAGCACC
The sequence above is drawn from the Longimicrobium sp. genome and encodes:
- a CDS encoding rod shape-determining protein; amino-acid sequence: MADIAIDLGTANTLIEVKGVGLVVNEPSVVAVDRDTRKVRAIGLEAKRMLGRTPEGIVAVRPMRDGVIADVNMADLMLRHFLERVLPRGFFRVKPRVVIGVPSGITEMEKRAVRAAVLAAGARQVNLISEPMAAAIGVGLPVTSPRGSMVVNVGGGTSEIGVIALSGIVADASIRVAGNELDEAIMGYVRKSRNLLIGEATAEGVKIQIGSAFPLDEEREMDVTGRDLVNGIPKSVRVNSVEIRECIQEPVAAIVAAVRRALESTPPELSSDIIDAGIVMTGGGAQLRGLGRLLQRETGLPIHLDEQPLTCVVRGAARVLEDLELYQGVLQP
- a CDS encoding DEAD/DEAH box helicase, producing the protein TELGFTRPTPIQEQSIPPALNGADVLACAMTGSGKTAAFALPIIQRLAAKPRGTTRALVLSPTRELAAQIHEQFVALGKHTGVRAAAVFGGVGMKPQEQAFRDGVDVIIATPGRLLDHLQYPYARLDQVEVLVLDEADRMLDMGFLPDIRRVLRHLPAQRQTLFFSATMPAPIVKLSQEMLRTPAAINIERKSMPATGITQALYPVREDLKPALFLELLKRGEVGSVIVFCRTKHRSNRLSDFLDKHGVPNARIHGNRSQTARTDALAGFKQGRYRVLVATDIVARGIDVEALEHVVNFDVPHVPEDYVHRVGRTARADATGDAYTFVSPEEESDLRDIERAIGKQLPRMTVEGFDYRAKPAERFEVPIAERIAEIRKRKAEERARAKEKAERKAQREVQEASRGPARGPARPSGDRAPRSEGGRPSQPSRGGMAGVGGGGSRPQGGRSQGGRGGGPGRGAPRQG